In a single window of the Niabella ginsenosidivorans genome:
- a CDS encoding glycoside hydrolase family 2 protein — MLRFVCLPVLLSLFLSVSGQGDPVKPIIQTKWASDVQPGNVLPEYPRPQLVRGNWMSLNGQWDYSIQPASAETAPVGFEGKILVPFPVESALSGVQKTVGKDRSLWYHRTIQLPASLSKGTVLLHFGAVDWQCSVFINGRKAGEHKGGYSAFTFDITPFLKKGKTQEIAVRVWDPSDDGPQPRGKQVKKPNGIWYTPVTGIWQTVWIEAVPDTYIASTKNTPDIDQKVIKVTTTVNSARPGDLVRVTALDGSVKMSEQQVAPGTEAVLPVENMKLWTPGSPFLYNLKVELLRKGKPIDAATSYFAMRKISMQKENGIQKMLLNNRFVFQYGPLDQGWWPDGLYTAPTDEALRFDIQTTKDMGFNMIRKHVKAEPARWYYHCDQLGMLVWQDMPSGDLGGNVWDSRPGQISGGNTDKDRSAESEAVYRTEWKEIMDNLYNFPCIVVWVPFNEAWGQFKTKEITEWTMQYDPSRLVNSASGGNFFPVGHIMDLHHYPDPAMPDPRIFGSERILVLGEFGGLGLPLEGHTWQAKNNWGYQTFKNQDELKNRYSELVSHLARLIPLGLSAAVYTQTTDVEVETNGLMTYDRKVYKIDPKVLHEIHQQLYKQ; from the coding sequence ATGCTACGATTTGTGTGTTTGCCAGTTCTACTATCCCTATTTTTAAGCGTATCCGGCCAGGGCGATCCGGTAAAGCCGATTATTCAGACAAAATGGGCCAGTGATGTTCAACCCGGTAATGTGCTGCCGGAATATCCAAGACCCCAGTTAGTACGCGGTAACTGGATGAGCTTAAACGGGCAATGGGATTACAGTATTCAGCCGGCTTCAGCAGAAACCGCACCCGTTGGGTTTGAAGGAAAGATCCTGGTGCCTTTCCCTGTTGAATCGGCTCTTTCAGGCGTACAAAAAACCGTTGGCAAAGACCGGTCATTATGGTATCACAGAACGATTCAGTTACCTGCCAGCCTGTCAAAGGGAACCGTACTGTTACATTTTGGAGCCGTGGACTGGCAATGCAGCGTTTTTATAAACGGCCGGAAAGCCGGCGAGCATAAAGGAGGTTACAGTGCATTCACCTTTGACATTACCCCTTTCCTGAAGAAAGGGAAAACACAGGAAATTGCTGTACGCGTATGGGACCCGTCAGACGATGGCCCGCAGCCAAGAGGCAAGCAGGTGAAAAAACCCAATGGCATCTGGTATACTCCTGTAACCGGTATCTGGCAAACAGTATGGATCGAAGCTGTTCCGGATACTTACATCGCCTCCACAAAGAACACACCCGATATTGATCAGAAAGTAATAAAAGTTACCACTACCGTAAACAGTGCGCGCCCTGGCGATCTGGTAAGAGTTACCGCTTTGGACGGATCTGTTAAAATGAGCGAACAACAGGTAGCGCCCGGTACCGAAGCCGTTTTACCTGTTGAGAATATGAAGCTGTGGACGCCCGGCAGCCCGTTCCTGTATAACCTGAAAGTAGAATTATTGCGGAAAGGGAAACCAATCGATGCTGCGACCTCTTATTTTGCCATGCGGAAGATTTCCATGCAAAAGGAAAACGGCATTCAGAAAATGTTGCTGAATAACCGGTTTGTTTTTCAATACGGCCCGCTGGACCAGGGCTGGTGGCCCGATGGGTTGTATACAGCCCCTACTGATGAAGCGCTGCGTTTTGACATACAGACTACAAAGGATATGGGCTTTAATATGATCCGCAAACATGTGAAAGCAGAACCTGCAAGGTGGTATTATCATTGTGACCAGCTGGGCATGCTGGTATGGCAGGATATGCCCAGCGGCGATCTTGGAGGTAACGTATGGGATTCCCGTCCCGGACAGATTTCCGGGGGCAACACGGATAAAGACAGAAGTGCTGAATCTGAAGCCGTTTACAGAACGGAATGGAAAGAAATAATGGACAACCTGTACAACTTTCCCTGCATTGTGGTTTGGGTACCTTTTAATGAAGCCTGGGGGCAGTTTAAAACAAAGGAAATTACAGAGTGGACAATGCAATACGATCCTTCCAGATTAGTGAACAGCGCAAGCGGCGGCAACTTCTTTCCGGTTGGGCACATTATGGATCTGCATCATTATCCTGATCCTGCAATGCCTGATCCGCGCATCTTTGGCAGCGAACGCATACTGGTACTGGGAGAATTTGGCGGGCTGGGATTGCCCCTGGAAGGTCATACCTGGCAGGCTAAAAATAACTGGGGCTATCAAACCTTTAAAAACCAGGATGAGCTAAAGAACCGCTATTCAGAACTGGTGAGCCACCTTGCCCGGCTCATCCCCCTTGGCTTATCCGCTGCCGTTTATACCCAAACAACGGATGTGGAGGTAGAAACAAACGGGTTAATGACCTATGACCGGAAGGTATATAAGATTGATCCAAAAGTTCTGCATGAGATCCACCAGCAGTTGTATAAACAATAA
- a CDS encoding GNAT family N-acetyltransferase, giving the protein MGAIISLETERVFLKPTDENDAAFIFYLMNAPKWLKYIGNRDITSFEKARKYILQRIKPQQERLGFGNFTIIRKADHKKIGTVGLYHREGHPAPDIGFALLPRFEKMGYAFEAAHRLIEAGFDLFGLEKIWGITSPGNLASQKLLYRLGLKMTGTIRLPDATEELYLFETLKPEHMLTREQQLFPRGIAF; this is encoded by the coding sequence ATGGGTGCCATCATATCGCTTGAAACAGAAAGAGTGTTCCTTAAACCCACTGATGAAAATGACGCAGCATTCATCTTTTACCTGATGAATGCCCCCAAATGGTTAAAATATATCGGCAACAGAGACATCACTTCTTTTGAAAAAGCCAGAAAATATATTTTGCAGCGCATCAAGCCACAACAGGAACGCCTGGGCTTTGGGAACTTTACTATTATCCGGAAAGCCGATCATAAAAAAATAGGAACCGTGGGGTTGTATCATCGCGAGGGCCATCCTGCACCGGATATTGGCTTTGCATTGTTGCCCAGGTTTGAAAAAATGGGCTATGCCTTTGAAGCCGCTCATAGATTAATTGAAGCGGGGTTTGACCTGTTTGGACTGGAAAAGATCTGGGGCATCACCAGCCCCGGCAATCTTGCATCCCAAAAGCTGCTTTACAGGCTGGGATTAAAAATGACAGGCACGATCCGCCTGCCCGATGCCACAGAGGAGCTCTATCTTTTTGAAACACTGAAACCCGAGCATATGCTTACCCGCGAGCAGCAGTTGTTTCCCCGGGGCATTGCATTTTAG
- a CDS encoding Ppx/GppA phosphatase family protein, whose translation MKLAAIDIGSNAARLLIADVRLLKKNKPEFIKSNLVRVPLRLGFDVFENGEISKKKTGHILSTMKAYRNLLDAYEVQHVKACATSAMRDAKNGQQIIRQIKQETGLEIEIISGDHEAALIYESHVADTLTKNESYLYIDVGGGSTELTCFTNGVMSFKRSFDIGTIRLLKQQVTEQQWEAMKSYIRSQVKEIKKITGIGSGGNINKIFSLSKRKEGRPLSLELLRDYYKAFSSMSLNERISNFKLREDRADVIVPALLIYINVLKWAGVQEILVPKIGLADGLIHSLYDSIKE comes from the coding sequence TTGAAATTAGCGGCAATTGATATCGGCAGCAATGCCGCCCGTTTACTCATTGCAGACGTGCGGCTTTTAAAAAAGAACAAACCGGAATTTATTAAGTCCAACCTGGTACGGGTGCCCCTGCGCCTGGGCTTTGATGTTTTTGAAAACGGTGAGATTTCAAAGAAAAAAACAGGCCACATCCTCAGCACCATGAAAGCCTACCGCAACCTGCTGGATGCTTATGAGGTGCAGCATGTGAAAGCCTGCGCCACTTCTGCCATGCGCGATGCAAAAAACGGGCAGCAGATCATTCGGCAGATAAAACAGGAAACCGGCCTGGAGATCGAGATCATTTCGGGCGACCATGAGGCCGCGCTGATCTATGAGAGTCATGTTGCAGATACATTAACAAAAAATGAATCTTATTTATACATAGATGTGGGCGGTGGCAGTACAGAACTTACCTGCTTTACCAACGGGGTCATGAGCTTTAAGCGCTCTTTTGATATCGGCACCATCCGGCTGTTAAAACAACAGGTAACAGAGCAGCAATGGGAAGCAATGAAAAGCTATATCCGCAGCCAGGTAAAAGAAATAAAAAAGATAACCGGCATCGGATCCGGCGGCAATATCAACAAGATCTTTTCATTATCCAAACGCAAAGAAGGCCGTCCGCTTTCATTGGAACTCCTGCGCGATTATTATAAAGCATTCAGCAGCATGAGCCTCAATGAGCGCATCAGTAACTTTAAGCTGCGTGAAGACCGCGCAGATGTTATTGTTCCGGCCCTGCTGATCTATATTAACGTTTTAAAATGGGCAGGCGTACAGGAGATACTGGTGCCCAAAATAGGGCTGGCAGACGGGCTCATTCACAGTTTGTATGATTCCATAAAAGAATAA
- the ppk1 gene encoding polyphosphate kinase 1: MQKVIPRDISWLAFNGRVLQEAADPTVPLNERIKFLGIFSNNRDEFFRVRIASLKRMLRIESKLNMHPEKNPKKILEQIHRLMDTQQEEFEHVWKNVQRSLNRNKIYLKNATQLTLVQKKFIREFYETEISPNIIPLMIENIKKFPNLRDKSIFLGVVMRKSYNRQDKKFAIIEVPVTAVGRFIELPSKSGQHDIMLLEDAIIFNLPDIFKFLGYDEFHANIFKFTRDAELDIDTADNTTLIQKLETGLKNRKKGTPVRFTYDEKMDPELLHYLITRMGFGKQDAISPAGAIHNFRHFIDFPAKVFKNVSRRKEPFDHPLLLEQRISDVITHRDVLLSFPYHNFTPIIDLIREAAFDPEVHSIKITCYRLAAQSKIINALINAVRNGKEVIVMLELRARFDEEANMEWKQRLEDVGATVLTGFPNMKVHGKLCIIKKKKGNRTTHYGFVSTGNLNEKTAKVYADHCLLTSNKKIMADINRFFSYLEKPKLNEPVLAKCTTVIPSPSYIRTFLVKLIDQEIAAARKKKKAEMIIKMNSLSDLEMIQKLYEAARAGVVVKLIVRGIFCMLSQNKKFKHKVTAISIVDEYLEHARVFVFHNNGKPKVFISSADWMIRNLEHRVEATCPVTDPVLKNELIDILNIQLSDNVKARVLDNELKNKYVQSASRKLRSQEAIYNYLFNKKYS, encoded by the coding sequence ATGCAAAAGGTCATACCCAGAGACATCAGCTGGCTGGCATTTAATGGCCGGGTGCTGCAGGAAGCTGCTGATCCTACTGTGCCGTTAAACGAACGTATAAAATTCCTGGGCATATTCTCCAATAACCGGGATGAATTTTTCCGGGTGCGCATCGCTTCGCTGAAGAGAATGCTGCGCATTGAGTCCAAGCTCAATATGCACCCGGAAAAAAATCCAAAGAAGATCCTGGAGCAGATCCACCGCCTTATGGACACCCAGCAGGAAGAATTTGAGCACGTATGGAAAAATGTGCAGCGCAGTCTGAACCGCAATAAGATCTACCTGAAAAATGCTACGCAGCTGACCCTTGTTCAGAAAAAATTCATCAGGGAATTTTATGAAACTGAAATAAGCCCCAACATCATTCCCCTGATGATCGAGAACATAAAGAAATTCCCCAACCTGAGGGATAAATCCATCTTTCTGGGGGTCGTAATGCGTAAAAGTTACAATCGCCAGGATAAAAAATTTGCGATCATCGAAGTACCGGTAACCGCTGTTGGCCGGTTTATTGAATTACCTTCCAAAAGCGGGCAGCATGACATTATGCTGCTGGAAGATGCCATCATCTTTAACCTGCCGGATATTTTTAAATTCCTGGGGTACGACGAATTCCATGCCAATATCTTCAAGTTCACCAGGGATGCGGAACTGGATATTGATACCGCTGATAATACCACGCTGATCCAGAAGCTGGAAACGGGGCTGAAGAACCGGAAAAAGGGAACACCTGTTCGTTTTACCTACGATGAAAAAATGGATCCGGAACTGCTGCATTATTTAATTACCCGCATGGGGTTTGGAAAACAGGATGCCATTAGTCCGGCCGGCGCTATTCATAACTTCCGGCATTTTATTGATTTTCCTGCAAAGGTCTTTAAAAATGTAAGCCGGCGCAAAGAGCCTTTTGACCATCCTTTACTGCTGGAGCAGCGCATTTCAGATGTTATCACGCACCGGGATGTTTTACTGAGCTTTCCCTATCATAATTTTACGCCGATCATTGACCTGATCCGTGAAGCAGCTTTCGATCCCGAAGTACATTCAATAAAGATCACCTGCTACCGGCTGGCAGCGCAATCAAAGATCATCAATGCGCTGATCAATGCTGTTCGCAATGGAAAAGAGGTTATTGTTATGCTGGAACTGAGGGCTCGTTTTGATGAAGAAGCCAATATGGAGTGGAAACAGCGTCTGGAAGACGTAGGGGCCACCGTGCTTACGGGCTTCCCCAATATGAAAGTGCATGGTAAATTGTGCATCATCAAAAAGAAAAAAGGCAACCGGACAACCCATTATGGTTTTGTAAGCACCGGCAATCTTAACGAAAAAACGGCTAAGGTATATGCAGATCATTGCTTGCTGACATCCAATAAAAAGATCATGGCGGACATTAACCGCTTTTTCTCTTACCTGGAAAAGCCAAAGCTCAACGAGCCGGTCCTTGCGAAATGTACTACCGTTATTCCAAGCCCTTCCTATATAAGGACCTTTCTGGTGAAGCTGATCGACCAGGAAATTGCTGCTGCCCGGAAGAAGAAAAAAGCAGAGATGATCATTAAAATGAACTCGCTTTCAGACCTTGAAATGATCCAGAAGCTGTATGAAGCCGCAAGAGCCGGTGTGGTGGTCAAACTGATTGTACGTGGCATCTTCTGCATGCTTTCCCAGAATAAAAAATTCAAACATAAAGTAACTGCCATCAGCATTGTGGATGAATACCTGGAGCATGCAAGGGTCTTTGTATTTCATAATAACGGCAAGCCCAAGGTATTTATCTCATCAGCAGACTGGATGATCCGGAACCTGGAGCACCGGGTAGAAGCTACCTGCCCGGTTACCGATCCGGTATTAAAGAATGAGCTCATCGACATCCTGAACATTCAGCTAAGTGATAATGTAAAAGCACGGGTGCTGGATAATGAGCTAAAGAATAAATATGTGCAATCGGCTTCCAGAAAACTACGATCACAGGAAGCCATTTATAATTATTTGTTCAACAAAAAATATTCATAA
- a CDS encoding TrmH family RNA methyltransferase, whose protein sequence is MTNERRQKLETVIRHRQPGLGIVLENVFDPHNISAVMRSCDAVGIQDVYILNTRIPRHKKWGAKSSSSAAKWLSVHQFEDAAACFAVLKSRYDKIMTTHLSSDAVGLYDLDLTQNIALVFGNEHDGVSEEIRALADGNFIIPQVGIIQSLNISVACAVSIYEAYRQRSIAGLYKEEGNSAYHEQLRQQWGIEM, encoded by the coding sequence ATGACGAATGAACGGCGGCAGAAGTTGGAAACGGTGATCCGTCACCGTCAGCCAGGACTGGGAATTGTACTGGAAAACGTGTTTGACCCGCATAACATTTCTGCGGTAATGCGCAGCTGTGATGCTGTTGGGATACAGGATGTTTATATTTTAAATACAAGAATCCCGAGGCATAAGAAATGGGGCGCTAAAAGCAGCTCCAGCGCAGCAAAGTGGTTATCTGTGCATCAGTTTGAAGATGCGGCTGCCTGTTTTGCTGTTTTGAAGAGCAGATACGATAAAATAATGACCACGCATTTGAGCAGCGATGCCGTTGGGTTATATGACCTGGATCTTACACAAAACATTGCCCTGGTCTTCGGGAACGAGCACGATGGTGTAAGTGAAGAGATACGGGCTCTGGCGGATGGAAATTTTATTATTCCGCAGGTAGGCATCATTCAGTCGCTGAACATCAGCGTGGCCTGCGCGGTAAGCATTTACGAAGCCTACAGGCAGCGCAGTATTGCCGGCCTGTATAAGGAGGAAGGAAACAGTGCTTACCATGAGCAGTTGCGGCAACAATGGGGGATAGAAATGTAA
- a CDS encoding YajQ family cyclic di-GMP-binding protein: MPSFDFASKVDAQALDNAVNVVRKEITNRFDFKGSHVVIDLDKKAYKINVETEDDMKMKQLLDVLVNRAHKQGIAPEAFDLGKEGSQVGKAWKKEIEVRNGLRQEDAKKIVKLIKDAGLKVQASIHDDVVRVTGKKIDDLQTVIQASRTWELGLPLQVENMRS; the protein is encoded by the coding sequence ATGCCATCATTTGATTTTGCGAGTAAGGTAGATGCGCAGGCATTGGATAATGCTGTGAATGTGGTAAGAAAAGAAATTACAAACCGCTTTGATTTTAAGGGATCGCATGTGGTTATTGACCTGGATAAAAAAGCCTATAAGATCAATGTGGAAACGGAGGACGATATGAAAATGAAGCAACTGCTGGATGTGCTGGTAAACCGTGCGCATAAGCAGGGAATTGCCCCGGAGGCATTTGACCTGGGAAAGGAGGGGAGCCAGGTGGGTAAAGCCTGGAAAAAAGAGATAGAGGTACGGAACGGGCTAAGGCAGGAAGATGCCAAAAAGATCGTAAAACTGATCAAGGATGCAGGGCTGAAGGTGCAGGCATCCATTCATGACGATGTGGTACGCGTAACGGGGAAGAAGATCGACGACCTGCAAACAGTGATCCAGGCATCCAGAACCTGGGAACTGGGCCTGCCGCTGCAAGTGGAAAATATGCGGAGTTAA
- a CDS encoding type B 50S ribosomal protein L31, with amino-acid sequence MKQGLHPESYRLVVFKDMSNGEAFLSRSTANSKETIKWEDGNEYPVVKLEISSTSHPFFTGKNMLVDTAGRIDKFKKKYAKK; translated from the coding sequence ATGAAACAAGGTCTCCATCCGGAAAGCTACCGTTTAGTAGTTTTCAAAGACATGAGCAACGGTGAAGCTTTTTTAAGCCGTTCTACCGCCAATTCAAAAGAAACCATTAAATGGGAAGATGGTAATGAATATCCTGTTGTAAAACTGGAAATTTCCAGCACTTCTCACCCTTTCTTTACCGGTAAAAATATGCTGGTGGATACTGCCGGCCGTATTGATAAATTCAAAAAGAAATACGCAAAAAAATAA
- a CDS encoding putative sugar nucleotidyl transferase, which translates to MSPVTFTHNHYKEEQLFPFCLTTRVEDIPSGMLSNRKRWELIVEQELPSGSGGEWVVPANLLPSEELIALLKNFKEGDFLELDREGGAAIIGLGKSHKAFSGKPVEVLTGNALRWLEFGWNIFEHNAYLLHFDFRLLTQGRNSVPVPDGNRFTGNAVFIEEGASVRFAVINAEEGPVYIAKNALIMEGTCIRGPVFIGENAVVKMGTRIYGGTTVGYCCTVGGEIKNTVFFPFSNKAHDGYIGDAVIGRWCNLGGGTSNSNLKNTAGNISVILPSGVYKAGMKCGVLMGDYTRTAINTSINSGTVIGVCANVFGKGLTPKWIPSFSWGYNDAVLYEAEKILEHLERWMQTKKQTMTTREKEQITHIYYQTKTKKS; encoded by the coding sequence ATGAGCCCGGTCACATTTACCCATAATCATTATAAAGAGGAGCAATTGTTCCCGTTTTGTCTTACAACGCGGGTTGAAGATATTCCTTCCGGAATGCTGAGCAACCGGAAACGCTGGGAACTGATCGTGGAGCAGGAATTGCCCTCCGGTAGCGGGGGTGAATGGGTTGTTCCTGCTAATTTGCTGCCTTCGGAAGAACTGATTGCCTTACTGAAAAACTTTAAGGAAGGCGATTTTCTTGAGCTGGATAGAGAAGGTGGTGCTGCCATCATTGGTTTGGGAAAAAGCCATAAAGCCTTTTCCGGGAAGCCGGTTGAGGTTTTAACAGGTAATGCATTGCGGTGGCTGGAATTTGGCTGGAACATTTTTGAGCACAACGCTTACCTGCTGCATTTTGATTTCCGGTTACTGACGCAGGGCCGTAACTCAGTGCCCGTCCCTGATGGCAACCGGTTCACCGGTAATGCTGTTTTTATTGAGGAAGGAGCCTCTGTCCGTTTCGCTGTTATTAATGCGGAAGAAGGGCCGGTCTATATCGCAAAAAATGCTTTGATAATGGAAGGCACCTGCATACGCGGCCCGGTATTTATTGGAGAAAATGCGGTGGTCAAAATGGGCACGCGGATCTACGGTGGCACCACTGTAGGCTACTGTTGCACGGTTGGCGGCGAAATTAAAAACACCGTCTTTTTTCCTTTTTCCAATAAAGCGCACGACGGGTATATAGGCGATGCGGTAATAGGCCGCTGGTGCAACCTGGGCGGCGGTACCAGCAACAGCAATTTAAAAAATACAGCTGGAAATATTAGTGTAATTTTGCCATCAGGCGTTTATAAAGCCGGCATGAAATGCGGCGTACTAATGGGGGATTATACAAGAACAGCCATTAACACTTCCATCAACTCCGGAACTGTGATAGGAGTTTGTGCAAATGTTTTTGGAAAGGGGCTGACCCCAAAATGGATTCCCTCTTTTTCCTGGGGATATAATGATGCTGTTTTATATGAAGCAGAAAAGATCCTGGAGCACCTGGAGCGCTGGATGCAAACCAAAAAGCAAACAATGACGACAAGAGAAAAAGAACAAATTACCCATATTTATTATCAAACAAAAACAAAGAAATCATGA
- the tpiA gene encoding triose-phosphate isomerase has translation MRQQIAAANWKMNLTYVEGQQLLKDIFDENIETKDNQEVIFGIPFPYLMMANEKVNTLKNFYVAAQNCSNKKSGAYTGEVSVDMLKSIDIKYCIIGHSERREYFNESNLDISEKVDLLLGAGMKPIFCCGEPLSIRDAGTQNEYVEKQLQESLFHVSAEELKNVVIAYEPIWAIGTGKTATTSQAQEMHAFIRSAIAKQYGQEVADAVSILYGGSVKAGNAKELFACPDVDGGLVGGASLVAVDFVEIIKALK, from the coding sequence ATGAGACAGCAAATTGCAGCAGCTAACTGGAAAATGAATTTAACGTATGTGGAGGGCCAGCAGTTATTAAAAGATATTTTTGATGAAAACATTGAAACCAAAGATAACCAGGAAGTGATCTTTGGTATTCCGTTCCCTTACCTGATGATGGCAAATGAAAAGGTGAACACCCTTAAAAACTTTTATGTGGCGGCGCAGAACTGCTCCAACAAAAAGTCCGGGGCCTATACAGGAGAGGTTTCAGTAGACATGCTTAAATCCATTGATATTAAATATTGCATCATCGGTCATAGTGAGCGCAGGGAATATTTTAACGAATCCAACCTGGATATTTCTGAAAAGGTGGATCTGCTGTTAGGAGCCGGAATGAAACCGATTTTCTGCTGTGGCGAGCCTTTGAGCATTCGCGACGCGGGCACCCAGAATGAATATGTGGAGAAACAATTACAGGAATCTTTGTTCCATGTTTCTGCAGAAGAGCTGAAGAATGTAGTGATCGCTTATGAGCCTATCTGGGCCATCGGCACCGGTAAAACGGCTACTACCAGCCAGGCACAGGAAATGCATGCCTTTATCCGTTCTGCAATTGCCAAACAATACGGCCAGGAAGTTGCAGATGCCGTTTCTATCCTTTACGGCGGAAGCGTAAAAGCCGGCAACGCGAAAGAATTATTTGCCTGCCCGGATGTTGATGGCGGACTGGTAGGCGGCGCATCGCTGGTTGCAGTTGATTTTGTGGAGATCATTAAAGCACTGAAATAA
- a CDS encoding lipopolysaccharide biosynthesis protein — MFARFFTTASLVLVMCFLAHNLKIDDYGAYQRFWVQLSVFNIITTWGLHLSLPVFSPEQIIDFMVCINKRQWTIISILTLISGAVFGILQWNQHIHFFVAMIVLMASAVAMVFEAILLSLKKFRFVIVVNFLYALSFLAIHLIVLKGGWHLDKLVILLASLLVLKNSITAVFLRKWMAKSGKKDTSEAEYKKHIPFFFQMYTYAVLTATAVWLDKFLISLLLKNEETAIYVNGTYDIPFLPLVFTAVGSAALMSLTNTTDYKLVAQTIYNNGRLLSCIAFPLFFYLFFFSREIIVFLFSEKYLASVGIFLFSILVIPVRANIHTTGLQYLKRGDIINYGALMDIVLAVILMPLLYFWIGLKGIALAFVISTYVQSAYYTYKSSKYLHTPVYKFIPFINWSGKLLLALLVMYFVKQAITPDLGLLTQLLLGAFFLVALSLALICFDAIHLKRKLS, encoded by the coding sequence TTGTTTGCCAGGTTTTTCACCACCGCATCATTAGTGCTAGTGATGTGTTTTCTGGCGCACAATTTAAAAATAGATGATTATGGTGCCTATCAAAGATTTTGGGTACAGCTTAGCGTGTTTAACATCATAACAACATGGGGGCTTCATTTGTCATTGCCCGTTTTTAGCCCGGAACAGATTATTGATTTTATGGTTTGCATCAATAAAAGGCAATGGACGATTATCAGCATATTAACACTTATTTCCGGGGCTGTTTTTGGAATATTGCAATGGAATCAGCACATTCATTTTTTTGTGGCAATGATTGTGCTTATGGCATCTGCTGTGGCCATGGTTTTTGAGGCCATATTACTATCATTAAAAAAGTTCAGGTTTGTAATTGTTGTAAACTTTTTGTACGCGCTTTCTTTTCTGGCTATTCATTTAATTGTATTAAAAGGAGGCTGGCATTTAGACAAGCTTGTTATCCTGTTGGCATCGCTGCTGGTTCTTAAGAATAGCATAACGGCTGTTTTTTTAAGAAAATGGATGGCTAAGAGCGGCAAAAAAGATACTTCTGAAGCAGAATATAAGAAGCACATTCCCTTTTTTTTTCAGATGTACACTTATGCCGTACTTACCGCCACGGCCGTATGGCTGGATAAATTTTTAATATCGCTGCTGTTAAAGAATGAGGAAACGGCCATTTATGTAAATGGCACATATGATATACCTTTTTTACCATTGGTTTTCACGGCTGTTGGCAGCGCTGCCCTGATGTCTTTGACAAATACAACGGATTATAAGCTGGTTGCTCAAACCATATATAACAACGGCAGGCTGTTGTCCTGCATTGCTTTTCCTCTTTTTTTTTATTTATTTTTTTTTAGCAGGGAAATTATTGTTTTCCTGTTTTCTGAAAAATACCTGGCATCGGTAGGCATTTTTCTTTTCTCAATTTTGGTCATTCCCGTACGCGCCAATATCCATACAACAGGATTGCAATATTTAAAAAGAGGCGATATCATAAATTACGGGGCCCTGATGGATATTGTGCTGGCAGTGATCTTAATGCCGCTGCTTTATTTTTGGATAGGGCTGAAAGGAATTGCTTTAGCCTTTGTTATAAGTACGTATGTTCAGTCAGCCTATTATACGTACAAATCATCAAAATACCTTCATACGCCTGTATATAAGTTTATTCCGTTTATAAATTGGTCAGGAAAATTGTTATTAGCATTGCTGGTTATGTATTTTGTGAAACAGGCCATAACACCTGATCTGGGTTTATTGACTCAATTGTTACTGGGCGCCTTTTTTCTTGTAGCTTTAAGTCTGGCTTTAATCTGTTTTGATGCCATTCATTTAAAAAGAAAATTGTCGTAA